The nucleotide sequence ACAGACGGCGCCTGCGCGGCATAATCGCGGGACCGAACACCGTGAGGGTGATGTAATGGGTGATGCAACGAGGAACAGAATCACCCGCGCGATCGCATGTGCAGCGATCGCATGTGCAGCGATCGCATCTGCGGCAATCGCAGGCGCGTCCGTCGCGGGCGCGCAGGCACCGAGCACAGCTGCGCGAGCCGGAACGCAGGCTCCTGCCGGTGGCCAGGCGGCAGGGCAATCAGCGCAGAGTACGCCTCCGCTCACGTCGACAGCCGTAGCAGGCAGACAGTCGTGGCTCTCGGATCGCAGGGATTTCCATCTGGGCGACATCGTGACCGTGCTGGTGGACGAGTACACGCTCACTTCGCTGGACAAGGAAGTGAATGCGACGGAGAACCGTCAACGTGGCCTCGGACTCGGCATCAACACGCCGTCCAGCAACAAGACCTACGGTATCAACTCGAACAACAACAATCAATCCCAGAACAGCGGATTGGATGCAAGAACGAATCGGCTCACAACGGAGATGAGCGCACGCGTGGTAGCGATCGCGCCCAACGGAGTGATGCAGCTCAAGGGGAACAAGATCATCAAGGTCGAGGAGAGCAAGGTCAACCTGACTCTCACCGGCTGGGTGCGCGTGCAGGACGTGGCTCCCGACAACAGCGTACAATCATTCCGCATGGCTGACGCCGATCTCGATTACCAGGCCGAAGGCCCGCTTGGCAAGGCGAAGAGCGGAATAATCGGCAGGTTGCTGGGAGCGTTCTGGCCATGAAGCGTATAATCGAAACGATCACCGTTGCGCTCGGCTGCTTCGCCGTACTCGCGTTTCAGGCAGGCGCACAATCAGCACGCATTCGCGACATAACGATGGCCGATGGATCGATGCCCGTTCGCCTGCTCGGCTACGGCATCGTCGTTGGCTTGGATGGAACCGGCGATCGCGGCATCGGCGGACAACAGGGCGGCCAGACTGTGCAGTCAGTCGCGAACCTGCTGCGTCGCTTCGATATCGAGATTCCCGCCCAGGCGCTGCGGACACGCAACGCGGCAGCGGTGCTGGTCACGGCCGAAGTATCACCGTACCTCCGGCCCGGCGGAAAGTTCGACATCACCATTTCGTCGTTGGGCGATGCTCGCTCGCTACGCGGAGGTACGCTGTGGATGACACCACTCGTCACCGATGCGGGCGCTCAGGCAGTTGGAACTGCGCAGGGCTCCATAGTCATAAGCGACGGCAACATCAACTCGCGCGACTTCAATACGGTAGAAACGTCGGGCCGCATCCCGAGCGGCGGACTACTCGAAGGATCGGTGACGACCGCGAGCTTCGCCAACTCGTCGCGACTTCTATTGAAGGATCCTGACATTGGAACTGCAACCAAGATCGCTGCCGCAATCAATCAGGCGATCGGCGCGAACACTGCAAAGGTGGAAGACCCTGGCTCCGTAGCGCTCACGCTTCCAGCAACGGGCGACCGCGCGACCACCATCGTCAAGATTCAGGATCTCAAGGTCACTCCGGACCGATCCAACAGACTCGTCATCGATGGACGCGACGGTACCGTGGTAGCGGGTGGCGACATAACTGTAGGTGAGGCTGTGGTGAGTCATGGCGGAGTCACGCTGACGATTGGCGGGCCCGCGGCAGCAACGCCTGGTCCATCGGCGCCAGCGGCCGGACCACCGGGGCCGGACGGGGCGGGCGGTAATGGAAACCAGGCTGTACGAGTCGCGACGGGAGCGTCGGTTCAGGCGGTAGCGTCGGCATTGCAGGCGGTCCAGACATCGCCATCCGAAATCGCGGCGATCTTCGAATCGCTGCGCGAAGTCGGCGCGCTCGCGGCCGAGGTCACCATCAGATGACGCCAATCGGCGGGCCGGCGCCGGTTCGTAACAGTGGATCCGTCGATCCCATCGCAGCTGCTCAGGATGCCAAGCTTCATAAGGTATCGAGCCAGCTGGAGGGCGTCTTCGTCCAGGAGATGTACAAGTCAATGCGCTCCACCGTACCAAGCGGTGGGCTGTTCGACGGTGGAACTGGTGAAGAAATGTTTACAGGAATGCTGGACGAACACATTGCTGCCGATACTCCACAACACTGGAAACATGGCCTGAGCGAGTCGATCTACCGGCAACTCCGGGAGAAGATACACGCACAGAATCCATCGCTTCCACCCGACAGCAGCCTCGTGACGGCGACCAGCGTGGACAAGTGAAGCACATCGCAGAGTACAGCGCAGCGCACATCGTGTTGATCACGCAGTCGATCGAGAGACTATCGTAATGATGCAGACGTATCAGGAACACCCGGTCCAGGAAGGCAACTTTCGGACGAGCACCGCGCCGGTGTCACCCGCCGCGCTGGAGGCGCTGTGCGATGCGCTGCTATCCGAGCGCAAGCTCATCGACGATCTCACGGACGTCGTTCTGCGCCAGCGCTCCGCTGTTGCCACGGACGACCTGCAGGCGGTCGACGATTCCGTATTCGCGACACACCGTCTCCTTCTCACGCTTGGCGAGGCACGCAAGCGGCGCCGCTCGATCAACGCGATGGTCGGCTGCAAGGAAGAGACTGGGGTAAAACACCTTGAAGATGCGCTGGGCAAGTGGATGACGCCGCGTCTTCGTCAGGCCCGCGAGGAGCTGCAGATCGCCGCAGGGCGCCTCTCGCGCGAGATAGGCATCAACCGACGCATCCTGCGCGAAGCGATATCGAATAGCGATTCGTTCGTCAGAGCGGTCGTCGGCGCACCTACAGACGCAACCCAACAGGGCTACGGCTCAGCAACGCCGTCCGCTTACACGCGCAGCGACGCCATCGCCTTCTCGCGCACCGCATAAGGGCCGATCATGTCAATCAATTCCATCTTCAATACGGCAACGCTTGCCATCCAGGCACAGCAGACGGCCATCGATACCGCGGCGCACAACATCGCGAACGCCGGTGTCGCTGGCTACAGCCGCCAGGTGGTAAATCTTCAGCCCAACACCCCGCTCTACACACCGACCGGCGCGATCGGCACCGGCGTGGTCGTCCAGGATATCTCGCGCGTCCGCGATACGATGCTGGACACCAATTACCGCGCGCAGTCATCGCAGGCGGCGGGTTACTCCACGCGCGGCGACATCCTCACCTCGATCGGACAGGTCTTCGGCGAGCCGTCCACCACCGGACTGTCCAGCACGCTGGATCAGTTCTACGCCTCATGGGGCGATCTGGCCAACAACCCGACCAGCTCGGCGGCCAAGAGCGTCGTTCAGGAGCGTGGATCGCAGGTCGCGTCGATGCTCAATCAGTTCTCGACCAACCTGGATCAGCTGTCATCCAACACGTTGGCGGACGCCACGCAGAAAGTAAGCGACATCAACCAGTACACGGCGCAGATCGCGAACATCAACAAGCAGATCGTCGCAGCCGAAGCAGACGGCAAGACAACGGCGAACGATCTGCGTGACATGCGCGACAACGCAATCGACGCGCTCAGCAAGATCGTGCCGGTGCGCGTGATCGATCAACCGAACGGCTCTGACACGATCTACGTTGCGGGAGCAACAGTTGTCGATGGCTCATCGTCTTCGACGTTCGGCCTGCAGCAGTCCAGCGGCAAGGTCAGCCTTCAGCTCAACGGACGTGCGTTCTCCACTCAGTCGCCTGGCGGTGCGCTGGGTGCCGATCTCGACGGGCTGAACACCGACATTCCGAACGCGAAGAGTCAGCTCGACACTCTCGCTGCCGGCATCGTCACGAGTGTCAACACGGTCCACACTACCGGATGGACCGCCGCCGGCGATGCCGCGGGTGGTTCCAACTGGAACGCCTCCGCTCCGCCGACCGGATCGAACATCAACTTCTTCGATCCCACCAAGACGACCGCTGCAAGCATCAGCCTGTCATCGCAGGTTGCTTCGAATGCGTCGTACATTGCGGCCGGCGATACACAGGGCGCCACCGGCAACAACAACGTCGCGAACGCCCTGGCCGCGCTCGGAAGCAACATGACGACGATGACGAAGTACGGATCGACGACCGAGACCACATCGATCAGTGAGTTCTATCGCGATCTCGTCACGCGCGTCGGCGTCGCGACCAGCGATGCCACATCGTCGGCAACGGTATATCAGACACTCACGCAGCAGGCTGAAACGCAGCGTCAGAGCGTGAGCGGAGTATCCACCGACGAAGAGCTCATCTCGCTCACGAAAAGTCAGCAGGCGTACGCCGCGGCAGCCAAGGTCATCACGACCGCGGCCAGCATGTCGCAGACTCTGCTCGACATGATTCGCTAGCTCGTTCGCTAGCTTAGTTCGGCAACCGGGTTATCTTCCGCGTATCCCATGCTGATTCTGGGGCGGCGGCCCGGAGACACGCTAATCATCGACGGCGGCATCAAGATCGTCGTGCTCCAGTGCGACCGGAGCGGCGTGCGTCTGGGCATCGAAGCGCCCAGCGACGTAACGATTCTGCGCGGTGAGATAGTCAATCAGATCGCGGATGAGAACAAGCGCGCCAACGTCGTTTCTGAAGCGAAGGAGTGGGCCACGACCATTCCGCTCAAAAAGAAAGAATCGCCGCGTTAATTCCGGTTCAGTTCCGCCCCGCGCTGAGCAAGCGCGCTCGCACCACCGATGATCCGGCGTGAATCAGCAGATCATCCACATCGCACGAAAACACGATCTGAATTCGAGCTGGTGCGCCCGTCCCTCCCGCACTGCCGTCCGGGCCGGCCAACCTGGACGCCGCCGCCACTAGTGCGGCCACTATTTCATGGGTGAGAGCCGTCGGTCGCGCTATGACCGGTGGCACCTCCCGTCTCCCCTCGACCTCGAAACGAACGTTCCGGCAGGCCGGATGAAGGCTGGCCAGCGAAATCGCGTCGTCCGTTGCCCGCGTGGCTTCGAGCGCCTCCTCACCCTCATCGTCCGGCACGGCAAGCAGTCGCAATAGCCGAATTCCCTCCTCCAGCCTCGGGACTTCGTCGGCCAGGGCCCGCAATATCGGCGGAATTGTCGGATCCCCAGACAGAATGTCTGAAACTCCGGCAAGCGTAGCTACGCGATTGCTGATGTTGTGGGTGACGCCGAGTAGCAGTTTGTCCAGCACCACGGCCCAACCTTCGGGGCGCCCGGCGCGGGTATCCATGTCCAGTTTTGCCATCTGTTCGCCGATACTGACACCTATGCGAAGAACTTGGGCCAGTTACACGCTGGCTGACGGAAGTCAGGAAAGATACGCGTGTTCGTAATCATTGGTTTGGTGGTCGTATTCGGCAGCATCCTCGGCGGATTCATAATGGAGCACGGCAAGGTAGCTGCCCTGATCCAGATATCTGAATTCGTCGTCATTGGCGGCGCCGCATTCGGATCAATGGTCGTCGGCAACCCGCCGGCGCTCATCAAGCGCGTATTCGGGTCGGTGTTCGGGCTTCTCAAGACGAGCCCGTACACGGAAAAGGCGTATGGTGAGCTGCTGCAGCTGTTGTACGACGTATTCCAGAAGGCGCGCAAGGAAGGCCTTATCGGCCTTGAAGCTCATATCGAAGATCCGGAGAAGTCCGACATCTTCAACAAGTATCCATCGGTCGCGAAGAATCATCATGCGGTCGCGTTCCTCACGGACACGCTGAAGGTGCTTCTGACGGGCGCAGTGGAAGACCATCATCTCGCGGAGATTCTGGATCTCGATCTCGAGCGCCAGCACGAGGAAGCGATGCTCGTGCCCGGCGCGTTGAACAGAGTCGGTGACGCGATGCCTGGTTTCGGAATCGTGGCCGCCGTGCTTGGCGTCGTGATCACGATGGGATCGATTGGCGGCGCTGCGTCGGAGATCGGCGAGAAGGTGGCCGCCGCACTGGTCGGAACGTTCCTTGGAATTCTGCTGTCGTACGGAGTGGTCGGTCCGATCGCGTCTGCAGTCGAGACGAGGATACGCGCGGAGGAGGCATACATGATGTCGATCCGCACTGCCCTGCTCGCGTTTGCGCGTGGCGATTCGCCGATGACAGCTGTCGAATTCGCGCGCCGCAACATAGAGCCAGGCGATCGTCCAAGTTTCTCCGAGCTGGAGAACTTGACTCGCCGCCGCGCTGCCTGAGTAGATCGTGGCAATGCCGGGCAAGGAAAAACAGATCATCCGCATCGTCAAGAGGAAGAAAACACATGCGGCTCATCATGGCGGAAGCTGGAAGGTCGCGTATGCGGACTTCGTAACTGCCATGATGGCGTTCTTCATGGTCATGTGGCTGTTAAGCATGGACCAGAAGATGAAGGACGCAATCGAAGGTTACTTTTCAAATCCAGTCGGTTTCAAGAAGGGCTTCTCCGCTGGAACGAACATCATCTCCAGTGGAAACTCGCCTGCTGGCGAGGTCAAGCCGCCACTCAGAATCCTGATTCGGACAGCGGAAGAGAAGAAGTTCGGCGATCTGGCCAAGGATCTTCGCACGAGACTCAACGGCTCGCCGGATCTTCGCGCGCTCGGCGCACACATCGAGGCCGTGCAGACAAAGAGCGGTCTTCGCATCGAGCTGATCGAAAGCGGCAGCGGCCAGACGTTCTTTCGCAACGGATCGGCGGAGCCGTTGCCGATCACCGTCGCGGCACTGCGCCTTATCGGCGCCGAGCTGAGTCGATTGCAAACGCCGATCATCATCGAAGGTCATACCGACTCCCAACAGTTCGGCAGCTCCGCGTCATACACCAACTGGGAGCTGTCTTCGGACCGGGCAAACGCCGCGCGACGGCTGGTACAGGCGGCGGGGGTCGATCCGTCCCGAATCGTGGAAGTGCGTGGCATGGCTGACAGGGATCTGCGGGTGCCGAGCAATCCAATGGATCCGGCAAACCGACGAATATCGATCCTGCTTCCGTTCACGGTTCTGCCGGGCGACGCCGATCCGGCTGAAGCAGTCTCGGGCGATGCGGAGATCGTGAAGCGATCGAGTTAGCGCCGAGTGCACCATACGCGCACAACAGGTGTCTGATATGCACTGGCCGGGAA is from Gemmatimonadota bacterium and encodes:
- a CDS encoding flagellar basal body L-ring protein FlgH produces the protein MGDATRNRITRAIACAAIACAAIASAAIAGASVAGAQAPSTAARAGTQAPAGGQAAGQSAQSTPPLTSTAVAGRQSWLSDRRDFHLGDIVTVLVDEYTLTSLDKEVNATENRQRGLGLGINTPSSNKTYGINSNNNNQSQNSGLDARTNRLTTEMSARVVAIAPNGVMQLKGNKIIKVEESKVNLTLTGWVRVQDVAPDNSVQSFRMADADLDYQAEGPLGKAKSGIIGRLLGAFWP
- a CDS encoding flagellar basal body P-ring protein FlgI; this translates as MKRIIETITVALGCFAVLAFQAGAQSARIRDITMADGSMPVRLLGYGIVVGLDGTGDRGIGGQQGGQTVQSVANLLRRFDIEIPAQALRTRNAAAVLVTAEVSPYLRPGGKFDITISSLGDARSLRGGTLWMTPLVTDAGAQAVGTAQGSIVISDGNINSRDFNTVETSGRIPSGGLLEGSVTTASFANSSRLLLKDPDIGTATKIAAAINQAIGANTAKVEDPGSVALTLPATGDRATTIVKIQDLKVTPDRSNRLVIDGRDGTVVAGGDITVGEAVVSHGGVTLTIGGPAAATPGPSAPAAGPPGPDGAGGNGNQAVRVATGASVQAVASALQAVQTSPSEIAAIFESLREVGALAAEVTIR
- a CDS encoding rod-binding protein is translated as MTPIGGPAPVRNSGSVDPIAAAQDAKLHKVSSQLEGVFVQEMYKSMRSTVPSGGLFDGGTGEEMFTGMLDEHIAADTPQHWKHGLSESIYRQLREKIHAQNPSLPPDSSLVTATSVDK
- the flgN gene encoding flagellar export chaperone FlgN, whose protein sequence is MMQTYQEHPVQEGNFRTSTAPVSPAALEALCDALLSERKLIDDLTDVVLRQRSAVATDDLQAVDDSVFATHRLLLTLGEARKRRRSINAMVGCKEETGVKHLEDALGKWMTPRLRQAREELQIAAGRLSREIGINRRILREAISNSDSFVRAVVGAPTDATQQGYGSATPSAYTRSDAIAFSRTA
- the flgK gene encoding flagellar hook-associated protein FlgK — translated: MSINSIFNTATLAIQAQQTAIDTAAHNIANAGVAGYSRQVVNLQPNTPLYTPTGAIGTGVVVQDISRVRDTMLDTNYRAQSSQAAGYSTRGDILTSIGQVFGEPSTTGLSSTLDQFYASWGDLANNPTSSAAKSVVQERGSQVASMLNQFSTNLDQLSSNTLADATQKVSDINQYTAQIANINKQIVAAEADGKTTANDLRDMRDNAIDALSKIVPVRVIDQPNGSDTIYVAGATVVDGSSSSTFGLQQSSGKVSLQLNGRAFSTQSPGGALGADLDGLNTDIPNAKSQLDTLAAGIVTSVNTVHTTGWTAAGDAAGGSNWNASAPPTGSNINFFDPTKTTAASISLSSQVASNASYIAAGDTQGATGNNNVANALAALGSNMTTMTKYGSTTETTSISEFYRDLVTRVGVATSDATSSATVYQTLTQQAETQRQSVSGVSTDEELISLTKSQQAYAAAAKVITTAASMSQTLLDMIR
- a CDS encoding carbon storage regulator produces the protein MLILGRRPGDTLIIDGGIKIVVLQCDRSGVRLGIEAPSDVTILRGEIVNQIADENKRANVVSEAKEWATTIPLKKKESPR
- the motA gene encoding flagellar motor stator protein MotA → MFVIIGLVVVFGSILGGFIMEHGKVAALIQISEFVVIGGAAFGSMVVGNPPALIKRVFGSVFGLLKTSPYTEKAYGELLQLLYDVFQKARKEGLIGLEAHIEDPEKSDIFNKYPSVAKNHHAVAFLTDTLKVLLTGAVEDHHLAEILDLDLERQHEEAMLVPGALNRVGDAMPGFGIVAAVLGVVITMGSIGGAASEIGEKVAAALVGTFLGILLSYGVVGPIASAVETRIRAEEAYMMSIRTALLAFARGDSPMTAVEFARRNIEPGDRPSFSELENLTRRRAA
- a CDS encoding flagellar motor protein MotB — encoded protein: MPGKEKQIIRIVKRKKTHAAHHGGSWKVAYADFVTAMMAFFMVMWLLSMDQKMKDAIEGYFSNPVGFKKGFSAGTNIISSGNSPAGEVKPPLRILIRTAEEKKFGDLAKDLRTRLNGSPDLRALGAHIEAVQTKSGLRIELIESGSGQTFFRNGSAEPLPITVAALRLIGAELSRLQTPIIIEGHTDSQQFGSSASYTNWELSSDRANAARRLVQAAGVDPSRIVEVRGMADRDLRVPSNPMDPANRRISILLPFTVLPGDADPAEAVSGDAEIVKRSS